A portion of the Symphalangus syndactylus isolate Jambi chromosome 13, NHGRI_mSymSyn1-v2.1_pri, whole genome shotgun sequence genome contains these proteins:
- the NAP1L1 gene encoding nucleosome assembly protein 1-like 1 isoform X8, translating to MADIDNLPRVVKRRVNALKNLQVKCAQIEAKFYEEVHDLERKYAVLYQPLFDKRFEIINAIYEPTEEECEWKPDEEDEISEELKEKAKIEDEKKDEEKEDPKGIPEFWLTVFKNVDLLSDMVQEHDEPILKHLKDIKVKFSDAGQPMSFVLEFHFEPNEYFTNEVLTKTYRMRSEPDDSDPFSFDGPEIMGCTGCQIDWKKGKNVTLKTIKKKQKHKGRGTVRTVTKTVSNDSFFNFFAPPEVPESGDLDDDAEAILAADFEIGHFLRERIIPRSVLYFTGEAIEDDDDDYDEEGEEADEEGEEEGDEENDPDYDPKKDQNPAECKQQ from the exons ATGGCAGACATTGACAA CCTGCCTAGGGTAGTTAAAAGACGAGTGAATGCTCTCAAAAACCTGCAAGTTAAATGTGCACAGATAGAAGCCAAATTCTATGAGGAAGTTCACGATCTTGAAAGGAAGTATGCTGTTCTCTATCAGCCTCTGTTTGATAAG cgATTTGAGATTATTAATGCAATTTATGAACCCACGGAAGAAGAATGTGAATGGAAACCAGATGAAGAAGATGAGATTTCG GAGGAATTGAAAGAAAAGGCCAAGATTGAAGATGAgaaaaaggatgaagaaaaagaggATCCCAAAGGAATTCCTGAATTTTGGTTAActgtttttaagaatgttgacttgCTCAGTGATATGGTTCAG gaaCATGATGAACCTATTCTGAAGCACTTGAAAGATATTAAAGTGAAGTTCTCAGATGCTGGCCAGCCTATG AGTTTTGTCTTAGAATTTCACTTTGAACCCAatgaatattttacaaatgaagtgctgacaaagacatacagGATGAGGTCAGAACCAGATGATTCTGATCCCTTTTCTTTTGATGGACCAGAAATTATGGGTTGTACAGG GTGTCAGATAgattggaaaaaaggaaagaatgtcaCTTTGAAAACTATTAAGAAGAAGCAGAAACACAAGGGACGTGGGACAGTTCGTACTGTGACTAAAACAGTTTCCAATGActctttctttaacttttttgccCCTCCTGAAG TTCCTGAGAGTGGAGATCTG gaTGATGATGCTGAAGCTATCCTTGCTGCAGACTTCGAAATTGGTCACTTTTTACGTGAGCGTATAATCCCAAGATCAGTGTTATATTTTACTGGAGAAGCTattgaagatgatgatgatgat tatGATGAAGAAGGTGAAGAAGCGGATGAG gaaggggaagaagaaggagatGAGGAAAATGATCCAGACTATGACCCAAAG AAGGATCAAAACCCAGCAGAGTGCAAGCAGCAGTGA
- the NAP1L1 gene encoding nucleosome assembly protein 1-like 1 isoform X1, whose product MPFSSVERTEAELTDCTSDIWSSYNMADIDNKEQSELDQDLDDVEEVEEEETGEETKIKARQLTVQMMQNPQILAALQERLDGLVETPTGYIESLPRVVKRRVNALKNLQVKCAQIEAKFYEEVHDLERKYAVLYQPLFDKRFEIINAIYEPTEEECEWKPDEEDEISEELKEKAKIEDEKKDEEKEDPKGIPEFWLTVFKNVDLLSDMVQEHDEPILKHLKDIKVKFSDAGQPMSFVLEFHFEPNEYFTNEVLTKTYRMRSEPDDSDPFSFDGPEIMGCTGCQIDWKKGKNVTLKTIKKKQKHKGRGTVRTVTKTVSNDSFFNFFAPPEVPESGDLDDDAEAILAADFEIGHFLRERIIPRSVLYFTGEAIEDDDDDYDEEGEEADEEGEEEGDEENDPDYDPKKDQNPAECKQQ is encoded by the exons ATGCCATTTTCATCCGTCGAAAGAACTGAAGCCGAACTGACGGACTGTACATCAG ATATTTGGAGTTCTTACAACATGGCAGACATTGACAA CAAAGAACAGTCTGAACTTGATCAAGATTTGGATGATGTTGAAGAAGTAGAAGAAGAGGAAACTGgtgaagaaacaaaaatcaaag cacgtCAGCTAACTGTTCAGATGATGCAAAATCCTCAGATTCTTGCAGCCCTTCAAGAAAGACTTGATGGTCTGGTAGAAACACCAACAGGATACATTGAAAG CCTGCCTAGGGTAGTTAAAAGACGAGTGAATGCTCTCAAAAACCTGCAAGTTAAATGTGCACAGATAGAAGCCAAATTCTATGAGGAAGTTCACGATCTTGAAAGGAAGTATGCTGTTCTCTATCAGCCTCTGTTTGATAAG cgATTTGAGATTATTAATGCAATTTATGAACCCACGGAAGAAGAATGTGAATGGAAACCAGATGAAGAAGATGAGATTTCG GAGGAATTGAAAGAAAAGGCCAAGATTGAAGATGAgaaaaaggatgaagaaaaagaggATCCCAAAGGAATTCCTGAATTTTGGTTAActgtttttaagaatgttgacttgCTCAGTGATATGGTTCAG gaaCATGATGAACCTATTCTGAAGCACTTGAAAGATATTAAAGTGAAGTTCTCAGATGCTGGCCAGCCTATG AGTTTTGTCTTAGAATTTCACTTTGAACCCAatgaatattttacaaatgaagtgctgacaaagacatacagGATGAGGTCAGAACCAGATGATTCTGATCCCTTTTCTTTTGATGGACCAGAAATTATGGGTTGTACAGG GTGTCAGATAgattggaaaaaaggaaagaatgtcaCTTTGAAAACTATTAAGAAGAAGCAGAAACACAAGGGACGTGGGACAGTTCGTACTGTGACTAAAACAGTTTCCAATGActctttctttaacttttttgccCCTCCTGAAG TTCCTGAGAGTGGAGATCTG gaTGATGATGCTGAAGCTATCCTTGCTGCAGACTTCGAAATTGGTCACTTTTTACGTGAGCGTATAATCCCAAGATCAGTGTTATATTTTACTGGAGAAGCTattgaagatgatgatgatgat tatGATGAAGAAGGTGAAGAAGCGGATGAG gaaggggaagaagaaggagatGAGGAAAATGATCCAGACTATGACCCAAAG AAGGATCAAAACCCAGCAGAGTGCAAGCAGCAGTGA
- the NAP1L1 gene encoding nucleosome assembly protein 1-like 1 isoform X2 produces MPFSSVERTEAELTDCTSDIWSSYNMADIDNKEQSELDQDLDDVEEVEEEETGEETKIKARQLTVQMMQNPQILAALQERLDGLVETPTGYIESLPRVVKRRVNALKNLQVKCAQIEAKFYEEVHDLERKYAVLYQPLFDKRFEIINAIYEPTEEECEWKPDEEDEISELKEKAKIEDEKKDEEKEDPKGIPEFWLTVFKNVDLLSDMVQEHDEPILKHLKDIKVKFSDAGQPMSFVLEFHFEPNEYFTNEVLTKTYRMRSEPDDSDPFSFDGPEIMGCTGCQIDWKKGKNVTLKTIKKKQKHKGRGTVRTVTKTVSNDSFFNFFAPPEVPESGDLDDDAEAILAADFEIGHFLRERIIPRSVLYFTGEAIEDDDDDYDEEGEEADEEGEEEGDEENDPDYDPKKDQNPAECKQQ; encoded by the exons ATGCCATTTTCATCCGTCGAAAGAACTGAAGCCGAACTGACGGACTGTACATCAG ATATTTGGAGTTCTTACAACATGGCAGACATTGACAA CAAAGAACAGTCTGAACTTGATCAAGATTTGGATGATGTTGAAGAAGTAGAAGAAGAGGAAACTGgtgaagaaacaaaaatcaaag cacgtCAGCTAACTGTTCAGATGATGCAAAATCCTCAGATTCTTGCAGCCCTTCAAGAAAGACTTGATGGTCTGGTAGAAACACCAACAGGATACATTGAAAG CCTGCCTAGGGTAGTTAAAAGACGAGTGAATGCTCTCAAAAACCTGCAAGTTAAATGTGCACAGATAGAAGCCAAATTCTATGAGGAAGTTCACGATCTTGAAAGGAAGTATGCTGTTCTCTATCAGCCTCTGTTTGATAAG cgATTTGAGATTATTAATGCAATTTATGAACCCACGGAAGAAGAATGTGAATGGAAACCAGATGAAGAAGATGAGATTTCG GAATTGAAAGAAAAGGCCAAGATTGAAGATGAgaaaaaggatgaagaaaaagaggATCCCAAAGGAATTCCTGAATTTTGGTTAActgtttttaagaatgttgacttgCTCAGTGATATGGTTCAG gaaCATGATGAACCTATTCTGAAGCACTTGAAAGATATTAAAGTGAAGTTCTCAGATGCTGGCCAGCCTATG AGTTTTGTCTTAGAATTTCACTTTGAACCCAatgaatattttacaaatgaagtgctgacaaagacatacagGATGAGGTCAGAACCAGATGATTCTGATCCCTTTTCTTTTGATGGACCAGAAATTATGGGTTGTACAGG GTGTCAGATAgattggaaaaaaggaaagaatgtcaCTTTGAAAACTATTAAGAAGAAGCAGAAACACAAGGGACGTGGGACAGTTCGTACTGTGACTAAAACAGTTTCCAATGActctttctttaacttttttgccCCTCCTGAAG TTCCTGAGAGTGGAGATCTG gaTGATGATGCTGAAGCTATCCTTGCTGCAGACTTCGAAATTGGTCACTTTTTACGTGAGCGTATAATCCCAAGATCAGTGTTATATTTTACTGGAGAAGCTattgaagatgatgatgatgat tatGATGAAGAAGGTGAAGAAGCGGATGAG gaaggggaagaagaaggagatGAGGAAAATGATCCAGACTATGACCCAAAG AAGGATCAAAACCCAGCAGAGTGCAAGCAGCAGTGA
- the NAP1L1 gene encoding nucleosome assembly protein 1-like 1 isoform X5 gives MPFSSVERTEAELTDCTSDIWSSYNMADIDNLPRVVKRRVNALKNLQVKCAQIEAKFYEEVHDLERKYAVLYQPLFDKRFEIINAIYEPTEEECEWKPDEEDEISEELKEKAKIEDEKKDEEKEDPKGIPEFWLTVFKNVDLLSDMVQEHDEPILKHLKDIKVKFSDAGQPMSFVLEFHFEPNEYFTNEVLTKTYRMRSEPDDSDPFSFDGPEIMGCTGCQIDWKKGKNVTLKTIKKKQKHKGRGTVRTVTKTVSNDSFFNFFAPPEVPESGDLDDDAEAILAADFEIGHFLRERIIPRSVLYFTGEAIEDDDDDYDEEGEEADEEGEEEGDEENDPDYDPKKDQNPAECKQQ, from the exons ATGCCATTTTCATCCGTCGAAAGAACTGAAGCCGAACTGACGGACTGTACATCAG ATATTTGGAGTTCTTACAACATGGCAGACATTGACAA CCTGCCTAGGGTAGTTAAAAGACGAGTGAATGCTCTCAAAAACCTGCAAGTTAAATGTGCACAGATAGAAGCCAAATTCTATGAGGAAGTTCACGATCTTGAAAGGAAGTATGCTGTTCTCTATCAGCCTCTGTTTGATAAG cgATTTGAGATTATTAATGCAATTTATGAACCCACGGAAGAAGAATGTGAATGGAAACCAGATGAAGAAGATGAGATTTCG GAGGAATTGAAAGAAAAGGCCAAGATTGAAGATGAgaaaaaggatgaagaaaaagaggATCCCAAAGGAATTCCTGAATTTTGGTTAActgtttttaagaatgttgacttgCTCAGTGATATGGTTCAG gaaCATGATGAACCTATTCTGAAGCACTTGAAAGATATTAAAGTGAAGTTCTCAGATGCTGGCCAGCCTATG AGTTTTGTCTTAGAATTTCACTTTGAACCCAatgaatattttacaaatgaagtgctgacaaagacatacagGATGAGGTCAGAACCAGATGATTCTGATCCCTTTTCTTTTGATGGACCAGAAATTATGGGTTGTACAGG GTGTCAGATAgattggaaaaaaggaaagaatgtcaCTTTGAAAACTATTAAGAAGAAGCAGAAACACAAGGGACGTGGGACAGTTCGTACTGTGACTAAAACAGTTTCCAATGActctttctttaacttttttgccCCTCCTGAAG TTCCTGAGAGTGGAGATCTG gaTGATGATGCTGAAGCTATCCTTGCTGCAGACTTCGAAATTGGTCACTTTTTACGTGAGCGTATAATCCCAAGATCAGTGTTATATTTTACTGGAGAAGCTattgaagatgatgatgatgat tatGATGAAGAAGGTGAAGAAGCGGATGAG gaaggggaagaagaaggagatGAGGAAAATGATCCAGACTATGACCCAAAG AAGGATCAAAACCCAGCAGAGTGCAAGCAGCAGTGA
- the NAP1L1 gene encoding nucleosome assembly protein 1-like 1 isoform X4 yields the protein MADIDNKEQSELDQDLDDVEEVEEEETGEETKIKARQLTVQMMQNPQILAALQERLDGLVETPTGYIESLPRVVKRRVNALKNLQVKCAQIEAKFYEEVHDLERKYAVLYQPLFDKRFEIINAIYEPTEEECEWKPDEEDEISELKEKAKIEDEKKDEEKEDPKGIPEFWLTVFKNVDLLSDMVQEHDEPILKHLKDIKVKFSDAGQPMSFVLEFHFEPNEYFTNEVLTKTYRMRSEPDDSDPFSFDGPEIMGCTGCQIDWKKGKNVTLKTIKKKQKHKGRGTVRTVTKTVSNDSFFNFFAPPEVPESGDLDDDAEAILAADFEIGHFLRERIIPRSVLYFTGEAIEDDDDDYDEEGEEADEEGEEEGDEENDPDYDPKKDQNPAECKQQ from the exons ATGGCAGACATTGACAA CAAAGAACAGTCTGAACTTGATCAAGATTTGGATGATGTTGAAGAAGTAGAAGAAGAGGAAACTGgtgaagaaacaaaaatcaaag cacgtCAGCTAACTGTTCAGATGATGCAAAATCCTCAGATTCTTGCAGCCCTTCAAGAAAGACTTGATGGTCTGGTAGAAACACCAACAGGATACATTGAAAG CCTGCCTAGGGTAGTTAAAAGACGAGTGAATGCTCTCAAAAACCTGCAAGTTAAATGTGCACAGATAGAAGCCAAATTCTATGAGGAAGTTCACGATCTTGAAAGGAAGTATGCTGTTCTCTATCAGCCTCTGTTTGATAAG cgATTTGAGATTATTAATGCAATTTATGAACCCACGGAAGAAGAATGTGAATGGAAACCAGATGAAGAAGATGAGATTTCG GAATTGAAAGAAAAGGCCAAGATTGAAGATGAgaaaaaggatgaagaaaaagaggATCCCAAAGGAATTCCTGAATTTTGGTTAActgtttttaagaatgttgacttgCTCAGTGATATGGTTCAG gaaCATGATGAACCTATTCTGAAGCACTTGAAAGATATTAAAGTGAAGTTCTCAGATGCTGGCCAGCCTATG AGTTTTGTCTTAGAATTTCACTTTGAACCCAatgaatattttacaaatgaagtgctgacaaagacatacagGATGAGGTCAGAACCAGATGATTCTGATCCCTTTTCTTTTGATGGACCAGAAATTATGGGTTGTACAGG GTGTCAGATAgattggaaaaaaggaaagaatgtcaCTTTGAAAACTATTAAGAAGAAGCAGAAACACAAGGGACGTGGGACAGTTCGTACTGTGACTAAAACAGTTTCCAATGActctttctttaacttttttgccCCTCCTGAAG TTCCTGAGAGTGGAGATCTG gaTGATGATGCTGAAGCTATCCTTGCTGCAGACTTCGAAATTGGTCACTTTTTACGTGAGCGTATAATCCCAAGATCAGTGTTATATTTTACTGGAGAAGCTattgaagatgatgatgatgat tatGATGAAGAAGGTGAAGAAGCGGATGAG gaaggggaagaagaaggagatGAGGAAAATGATCCAGACTATGACCCAAAG AAGGATCAAAACCCAGCAGAGTGCAAGCAGCAGTGA
- the NAP1L1 gene encoding nucleosome assembly protein 1-like 1 isoform X3, whose amino-acid sequence MPFSSVERTEAELTDCTSDIWSSYNMADIDNKEQSELDQDLDDVEEVEEEETGEETKIKARQLTVQMMQNPQILAALQERLDGLVETPTGYIESLPRVVKRRVNALKNLQVKCAQIEAKFYEEVHDLERKYAVLYQPLFDKRFEIINAIYEPTEEECEWKPDEEDEISEELKEKAKIEDEKKDEEKEDPKGIPEFWLTVFKNVDLLSDMVQEHDEPILKHLKDIKVKFSDAGQPMSFVLEFHFEPNEYFTNEVLTKTYRMRSEPDDSDPFSFDGPEIMGCTGCQIDWKKGKNVTLKTIKKKQKHKGRGTVRTVTKTVSNDSFFNFFAPPEVPESGDLDDDAEAILAADFEIGHFLRERIIPRSVLYFTGEAIEDDDDDYDEEGEEADEGYQLFEEVKSCSKLFQRWLQ is encoded by the exons ATGCCATTTTCATCCGTCGAAAGAACTGAAGCCGAACTGACGGACTGTACATCAG ATATTTGGAGTTCTTACAACATGGCAGACATTGACAA CAAAGAACAGTCTGAACTTGATCAAGATTTGGATGATGTTGAAGAAGTAGAAGAAGAGGAAACTGgtgaagaaacaaaaatcaaag cacgtCAGCTAACTGTTCAGATGATGCAAAATCCTCAGATTCTTGCAGCCCTTCAAGAAAGACTTGATGGTCTGGTAGAAACACCAACAGGATACATTGAAAG CCTGCCTAGGGTAGTTAAAAGACGAGTGAATGCTCTCAAAAACCTGCAAGTTAAATGTGCACAGATAGAAGCCAAATTCTATGAGGAAGTTCACGATCTTGAAAGGAAGTATGCTGTTCTCTATCAGCCTCTGTTTGATAAG cgATTTGAGATTATTAATGCAATTTATGAACCCACGGAAGAAGAATGTGAATGGAAACCAGATGAAGAAGATGAGATTTCG GAGGAATTGAAAGAAAAGGCCAAGATTGAAGATGAgaaaaaggatgaagaaaaagaggATCCCAAAGGAATTCCTGAATTTTGGTTAActgtttttaagaatgttgacttgCTCAGTGATATGGTTCAG gaaCATGATGAACCTATTCTGAAGCACTTGAAAGATATTAAAGTGAAGTTCTCAGATGCTGGCCAGCCTATG AGTTTTGTCTTAGAATTTCACTTTGAACCCAatgaatattttacaaatgaagtgctgacaaagacatacagGATGAGGTCAGAACCAGATGATTCTGATCCCTTTTCTTTTGATGGACCAGAAATTATGGGTTGTACAGG GTGTCAGATAgattggaaaaaaggaaagaatgtcaCTTTGAAAACTATTAAGAAGAAGCAGAAACACAAGGGACGTGGGACAGTTCGTACTGTGACTAAAACAGTTTCCAATGActctttctttaacttttttgccCCTCCTGAAG TTCCTGAGAGTGGAGATCTG gaTGATGATGCTGAAGCTATCCTTGCTGCAGACTTCGAAATTGGTCACTTTTTACGTGAGCGTATAATCCCAAGATCAGTGTTATATTTTACTGGAGAAGCTattgaagatgatgatgatgat tatGATGAAGAAGGTGAAGAAGCGGATGAG GGTTATCAGCTCTTTGAAGAAGTCAAAAGCTGCAGTAAACTTTTCCAACGTTGGCTGCAGTAA
- the NAP1L1 gene encoding nucleosome assembly protein 1-like 1 isoform X6: protein MPFSSVERTEAELTDCTSDIWSSYNMADIDNLPRVVKRRVNALKNLQVKCAQIEAKFYEEVHDLERKYAVLYQPLFDKRFEIINAIYEPTEEECEWKPDEEDEISEELKEKAKIEDEKKDEEKEDPKGIPEFWLTVFKNVDLLSDMVQEHDEPILKHLKDIKVKFSDAGQPMSFVLEFHFEPNEYFTNEVLTKTYRMRSEPDDSDPFSFDGPEIMGCTGCQIDWKKGKNVTLKTIKKKQKHKGRGTVRTVTKTVSNDSFFNFFAPPEVPESGDLDDDAEAILAADFEIGHFLRERIIPRSVLYFTGEAIEDDDDDYDEEGEEADEGYQLFEEVKSCSKLFQRWLQ, encoded by the exons ATGCCATTTTCATCCGTCGAAAGAACTGAAGCCGAACTGACGGACTGTACATCAG ATATTTGGAGTTCTTACAACATGGCAGACATTGACAA CCTGCCTAGGGTAGTTAAAAGACGAGTGAATGCTCTCAAAAACCTGCAAGTTAAATGTGCACAGATAGAAGCCAAATTCTATGAGGAAGTTCACGATCTTGAAAGGAAGTATGCTGTTCTCTATCAGCCTCTGTTTGATAAG cgATTTGAGATTATTAATGCAATTTATGAACCCACGGAAGAAGAATGTGAATGGAAACCAGATGAAGAAGATGAGATTTCG GAGGAATTGAAAGAAAAGGCCAAGATTGAAGATGAgaaaaaggatgaagaaaaagaggATCCCAAAGGAATTCCTGAATTTTGGTTAActgtttttaagaatgttgacttgCTCAGTGATATGGTTCAG gaaCATGATGAACCTATTCTGAAGCACTTGAAAGATATTAAAGTGAAGTTCTCAGATGCTGGCCAGCCTATG AGTTTTGTCTTAGAATTTCACTTTGAACCCAatgaatattttacaaatgaagtgctgacaaagacatacagGATGAGGTCAGAACCAGATGATTCTGATCCCTTTTCTTTTGATGGACCAGAAATTATGGGTTGTACAGG GTGTCAGATAgattggaaaaaaggaaagaatgtcaCTTTGAAAACTATTAAGAAGAAGCAGAAACACAAGGGACGTGGGACAGTTCGTACTGTGACTAAAACAGTTTCCAATGActctttctttaacttttttgccCCTCCTGAAG TTCCTGAGAGTGGAGATCTG gaTGATGATGCTGAAGCTATCCTTGCTGCAGACTTCGAAATTGGTCACTTTTTACGTGAGCGTATAATCCCAAGATCAGTGTTATATTTTACTGGAGAAGCTattgaagatgatgatgatgat tatGATGAAGAAGGTGAAGAAGCGGATGAG GGTTATCAGCTCTTTGAAGAAGTCAAAAGCTGCAGTAAACTTTTCCAACGTTGGCTGCAGTAA
- the NAP1L1 gene encoding nucleosome assembly protein 1-like 1 isoform X7 — MADIDNKEQSELDQDLDDVEEVEEEETGEETKIKARQLTVQMMQNPQILAALQERLDGLVETPTGYIESLPRVVKRRVNALKNLQVKCAQIEAKFYEEVHDLERKYAVLYQPLFDKRFEIINAIYEPTEEECEWKPDEEDEISEELKEKAKIEDEKKDEEKEDPKGIPEFWLTVFKNVDLLSDMVQEHDEPILKHLKDIKVKFSDAGQPMSFVLEFHFEPNEYFTNEVLTKTYRMRSEPDDSDPFSFDGPEIMGCTGCQIDWKKGKNVTLKTIKKKQKHKGRGTVRTVTKTVSNDSFFNFFAPPEVPESGDLDDDAEAILAADFEIGHFLRERIIPRSVLYFTGEAIEDDDDDYDEEGEEADEVMFTK; from the exons ATGGCAGACATTGACAA CAAAGAACAGTCTGAACTTGATCAAGATTTGGATGATGTTGAAGAAGTAGAAGAAGAGGAAACTGgtgaagaaacaaaaatcaaag cacgtCAGCTAACTGTTCAGATGATGCAAAATCCTCAGATTCTTGCAGCCCTTCAAGAAAGACTTGATGGTCTGGTAGAAACACCAACAGGATACATTGAAAG CCTGCCTAGGGTAGTTAAAAGACGAGTGAATGCTCTCAAAAACCTGCAAGTTAAATGTGCACAGATAGAAGCCAAATTCTATGAGGAAGTTCACGATCTTGAAAGGAAGTATGCTGTTCTCTATCAGCCTCTGTTTGATAAG cgATTTGAGATTATTAATGCAATTTATGAACCCACGGAAGAAGAATGTGAATGGAAACCAGATGAAGAAGATGAGATTTCG GAGGAATTGAAAGAAAAGGCCAAGATTGAAGATGAgaaaaaggatgaagaaaaagaggATCCCAAAGGAATTCCTGAATTTTGGTTAActgtttttaagaatgttgacttgCTCAGTGATATGGTTCAG gaaCATGATGAACCTATTCTGAAGCACTTGAAAGATATTAAAGTGAAGTTCTCAGATGCTGGCCAGCCTATG AGTTTTGTCTTAGAATTTCACTTTGAACCCAatgaatattttacaaatgaagtgctgacaaagacatacagGATGAGGTCAGAACCAGATGATTCTGATCCCTTTTCTTTTGATGGACCAGAAATTATGGGTTGTACAGG GTGTCAGATAgattggaaaaaaggaaagaatgtcaCTTTGAAAACTATTAAGAAGAAGCAGAAACACAAGGGACGTGGGACAGTTCGTACTGTGACTAAAACAGTTTCCAATGActctttctttaacttttttgccCCTCCTGAAG TTCCTGAGAGTGGAGATCTG gaTGATGATGCTGAAGCTATCCTTGCTGCAGACTTCGAAATTGGTCACTTTTTACGTGAGCGTATAATCCCAAGATCAGTGTTATATTTTACTGGAGAAGCTattgaagatgatgatgatgat tatGATGAAGAAGGTGAAGAAGCGGATGAGGTAATGTTTACCAAATGA